From Nocardia sp. NBC_00416:
ATGTAGACACCCGCGTCTATGTGATCGTCGGAATGGCAGAGTCCGGAGGCCGCGAGTGCGACCCGGACCTCGTCGGGGCGGGGGTCGCCCAGTTCGATATCTTCCACCGACCAGCCCTTACGGGCGCCGGGTTCCCAGCAGATCGCAGCTCGAGTCCTCATGTGTGTACTCCTGTTTTCCTGCTTTCACCTTCGATTTCACCCGTGGGGCCGTGACGAAGAGGACTGGGTGCCCGTGTCGCCGGGCTGTGTTGCGGAGGGGCCGGCGGCCGATCACCGGGTTCGCTGCCTGAGCGGCTCGAACTGTGGCCTTCACCACAAAGTACAGCACGCCCACTCGTTGCACGCAAGGGCTGTTGTACCGATCGGTCCAATAGTGGGGCTCGGCAGTTCTCAGAGTTCATGTGCCGTAATGACGTCGATCCGCGGAAAGAATCAGACCGATTGATACAGAACAAAATGGGCGCCGCCGACCCGATGCGGGCCGATCTTCGGCACGATGCGGCAGCGCGGATACCGTTGCCGCCCAGCGGAAGACATCCGGAGTCCGGTCAGCGCGGCGAACCCGGTGCGGACCGTGTTTCTGCGGGCGACGAGCGCGGCGACGGCGTCGTGAGCGTCGGCGGCGACCCGGTGGAACAGTTCCCCCGTCAGACCAGTTTGAAGATCACCTGTCGCTGGACCACGAAGTTGACGGTGGTGGCGACACCCTGCGCGACCACATAGGCGAGCAGCACCCAGACCGTTCCGGGGGGCAGTTGACTGTGCAGAAAGGTGCTGATGCCGACCTGGACGACGAACATCGTCGCGTAGAGGGCGGCCACCGCCAGGAATCGCTTACGGCTGGGCGGTGCCGGAAAGGTCCACCGGCGGTTGATCAGATAGGCCGTTGCCGTTCCGGCGATGAAGCTGATCGTCTTCGCGACGACGAACGGCAATCCCATGTGCAGGAACAACAACAGCAGCCCGAAATCCACGATGCCCGCGACTCCGCCGGAGAGCGCGAAGCGGATGAGTTGCGCGCCCAGTGTCATCCGCGGCGGTCCGGCGTCATCCGCGACCGCGGCTTCCGGCGCCGCCGGGTACTCGTTCAAGTCGGGCCCTGGTCCGCTCATCACCGGTATCCCACCTCAGTGGTCCACCAGAGCGGGCGCGGTGAGGTCGCTCGGGAACACGAAACGCCGATAGGCCCAGAACCGAAACCCCATCGCCAACAGCACACCGACGATCTGACCGCTGATGAAGTTCGCCATCGCCTGCGTCGCCGGGCTCACCTCCGGCACCCGGATGCCCAGGAGATACAGGGAGATCGCCTGCGGTACAAGGGTTACCCCGATACCGATCGCGCTGATGCCGAAGAAGAGAGCGGCTTCGTGCGGCCGCTGTCGCCCACCCCGGGTACGAAACGACCACTCGCGGCTGAGAATGTAGGACACAATGGTCGCGAACAGTACGCCGATCGCGCGGGCGGTCAGGGGTTTGTCGCTCAGCACCGTGAACTTCAGTGCGTACACGATCCCGGTATCGATGAACCAGGTGATCGCGCCCACGACGGCGAACTTCAGCAGCTCGCGGTTCTGGATCAACTGGGAACGGTACGGTTCGGGGATTCGGTCGAGCGCAGATTGGACTACGGACACTTCGCCCACTATAGGTGGTGTCCGGGTGGGATCGGTGCTCACAAGGCAGTCCAAAGTCATTTCAGCAGGTGGGGGTGGAGTACGTTGTGTCATCGGAGTCGCGGCGTGCTGTGCGGACGAAGGCGGGACGCCGCGCGCCGTGCGCAGCCAGCGTCCCACCGTCGTCATCTCAACTCGTACCCGTGCTCAGCGGATCAGTTCCAGAGCAGAGTCGGTTCCCAATTCTCACCGCTGATAGCTCGTGTCCGCTGACGAAATGACCCCAGCGGGGAAAATTCTGGACGTTGGTATGTATCGCCGTCGCGGCCGAGCGGCTGAAAGTCACGTCCGGACGACTGTTCTTCTGATTGCATGTGCTGTATATCCTTACTGCTTCGAATTATTCGGCTGCGGTGCACCCGGAACCGATGGAAGACTCCGAGCTGTTCGTTATTTTGTGTAGGTTGTGGCCTCCTGACATGGTTCCGGTACGAAATCCGGGTGACAGCGCATGGCAGGGGTGTGGAACCGCTACGGGACGGACAGCACGACTTCGTACTTGTCGGTGGTCGCGGATTCCCCGACCATCCGGCCCTCCGCCTCGATCCATGCGTGGGCTCTGAACGGCTCGACGCAGACGCCGGTGCACCATCTCGGCCAAGTGCCGCGAACCCGGCACAGCAGAGCCGCGGCGATGGAACGCGGAAGGCACCCCTCGCCTGCGCAGACCATACTGATCGAGATCACCGTTTCTCTCGCTGCCGCGGCCTCGCCGATCGTTGCCGGGCGCGCCCCAAGCCGAAGAATCCGGAACAACTGTGTGATCCGCAGCGGTGGAAGATGGGCTATCGAGCGACCCGCGCCGACGGCGAACAGGCCGGCGGACCACTCCGTCAGGGATAATTTCCGGGGACTCGGCAGCGGAACCGGAGTTGTCATGAGACGAGCTCGATCAGCTTGGAGTCCAGTAGGCCGTCCAGGAGCGCCGAAACATCTTCGCGAGCGGTTTCCTCGTCCACCCGGTGCACAGAGCCCAGCGCCGCGGAGACTTCGATGAGTGTGTTACCGGCGAAAAACAGTTCGAGTACCGACGACGCGGTCTCGTTCAGCTGCCAGTAGTGACCCGATCTCTTGTCGAGCAATATCGAATTGGTCTTCGACTTCGACATCACCACGTGCCGTCGCAGACCCACTCGGCAGTTGGTATTCCGGAGTTTTCGTTTCAGTTCACGTTTTGTAGCCATACTTCAGTCGCCAAACTCTCGTTCAACATTGTCGGGTGCGCATCGGGATCCAGCTGGTTGAGCATTTTGTTCTTCAGCTCATGGGGCTCGACGAGTCCCAGTTCGGCCAGTTTGGATTCGTCCACCATCGATACGAGCTGGGCTCGGGATTCTCTCATCCCGGCGTACACTTCCGCGGCCACGTCGGCCTTGGTGGATCGCTGCAGGACATCGTTGGGAACCTTGTCCTGCATCGCGCGCACCATGAGCGGTTTGAATCGCCACGGATCGCTTTTCTCGTGCAGTCTCACCCGGAGTGCTCGTCCCACCACCTGGTCGTCGAGAAAGGGAAATGACACAGGAAGTCCGTGCACCGAGATGGCCTGGCCCGTTGTCCGGGTGACGAGACCCGAGACGACGACGCCGTCCAATGCGCCGTGTTGCCCGCGATCGCCGATGAACGGCTGGATGTCGCGCGCGCGACTTTCCAGGAATTCCCGCACCACCCGTCGCGTCTTTCCGGTGGCCCATGGTGGCAGCCGGAACGGTGCGCCCCATTCGCCGAGTGTTCGAACCGGTAGCGGAGTGTCCAGCAGCGCGGCTTGTCGGGAGATCCAGCTTCCGTACGAGCGGCCGTCACTCAAGATGGACATCATGGCCGACCACTTCATCGACGGATTGCGGGCCATGAATGCCCGCAGATGATGGATTCCCGTCAACGGTTTCTGCCGGATGGTCGTGTGCAGGTATATCGACGGTGATTGCAGTACCTCGTCACCGCCGGAACCGCTCAGGTGGTGACGTGACCCCATCGCCAGCATTTCTGTGGCGTAAGCCGACATCCTCGCTCTGTTGCGATATCCCGAGTCGGGTTCATCGAGTCCGGCGCCGTCACGGATATTGTGATAGGGCAGTGGCACACTCTGCGGGTCGTATATCACCCGTGTGCAGTCGGCCATATGCCGGGCGGCCCGATCCGCGTAGTACCCGTCGTCGTTCGCGGAATCGAGTCCGATCTGAGTTACCAGAACAGGGTCCACTCCGGTGTGGCGGGCCAGGAAACACAGTGGGGTCGAGTCGAGCCCGCCCGACATATCAGCGCTCAGTTCCCCGGTCGCGTATCGACCGGTTCGAGCGGCGACCGCTCGCTGGAGCGCCGCGCCGAAATCTTCGGCTCCGTCCTCGAGCGAATACTCGGGTTCGGGGCAACTCCACCACGTCCGAGTCCGGATCGGGCCTCGCGGATCGAGCACCGCATGCTGATCCGTCGCGACAGCATGGATGCCGGCCCAGGGCGAACCCGATCGGACGATATCGGGCATGGGCGGGTACAGCAGCCGGCAGGCGATCCACGTCTCGTCGAGTGGTGCACCCGTGAGCGATGCCAACATATCGCTTCTGCTGGCAACGGCCCTGATCCGGCCGGTCGTACGGAAGACGCGCCGGAGACCGGAAATCGTTCCTTGTACTCGTGTGCTGTCCCCGATGCGTGCGATGGTGTGGAAGCTGCCGGGAACTTCGTCGGAGACTCGGTCGAAGTCGTCCAGTCGCCGCGTGCGGGATGCGAGCTTCTCCAGTTCGCTCACTTCGGCCGATACCGCGCCTATCAGGACGAGGCCGATGTCCCGAGCGTTGAACACTACGATCTCGTCGGGCCTCCAGAATCCGACGATCCACGGTCGTCCGGATGGATAGTTGATAGAAAGTAGATCGCCGAAAACGGATTCTATTTCGGGGAGGTATTCCTCATGATCCGGCAGGACCATGAACCATGCCTCACCGCCCTTTATCGGGGCACCTGTCGATGACAGAGCATTCTCCTCACCTGATGACGGTACGTCGGAAAAAGACGGGGAGTGCACTGCGGACTGTTATGTCATCTCACCAGCGATGTGAATCTCGAACTACTCAGTTGTTTCCCCAGGTCAAGGGCTGGGGTTCCCACCAGGTGCCGTTTATGCCTCGCGTCCGCGATCGAAAGGATCCGACCGACGTGAAAGCAGGCGGCTCATAATTGCCGGAATCGATGCTCTTATCGATCCCGCTTTTTCCAGAATCATCAGTGCTCATGGCGATACTCCTGTAGCTAGCGGATATATGCATATCCGTCCGGCGCTGGCTACCACAAGGTAATGAAGTGACTCCCACCCCTTCAATGAACTCCCCGTCCAATTCGACCGTACCCAGCTCGTCCTGGGCTGTCAATGATGGATCGTTCCAGAATTGTCCTGTATCCTGTTGCAGCGCAGTGTCATACAGCTCCGGCAGCGTACCGAGTGGTCGATACCGGTCCCGAGGGGAGTGGGCCGGAGTCGCCAGGTCTCAGCCGGATCGGGTGCGGGCCGGCCCGCACCCGATTTCGGTGGGATGAGCGAATCGGTTGGGGGGCGGCGGTTCTCATCGAAGCGACGAATCCGGAGCGAGAGCGGTAACCAGTTCTTCGGCGAGTTCCTCGTCCGCGGGGTGGTCGGTTGCCAGGAGCCGGTACCAGAGGACGCCGAACACCAAGTCGGTGACTGTACCGGGGGAGAGTCCGGCGGGCAGGTCGCCGCGGGCGGCGGCCCGCTCGAGGATCAGGCCGAGCGCATCACGCCGGCGTTGCAGGAATTCGGTGCGCCACCGTGTTCCGAATTCGGTGTCGACCTGAGCGTGCGCCATGAGTGAGCGGAGTGCGGCGGCGACGGCGTCGTCGCGGCCGAGCACGAAGGTGGCGTTCAGGAAGGCGCGCAGGTCGGTGGCGTAGCTGCCGTGATCGTCGAGCGGGACGTACAGGTCGGCCTTGGCGGCCAAGGCGTCGAGCAGGACATCGGCCTTGGACGGCCACCAGCGGTAGATCGTCTGTTTGCCGACGCCCGAGCGGGACGCGATGCCTTCGATGGTCAGGCCCGGGTAGCCGAGTTCGGCGGTGAGCTCGAAGGCTGTGGTCAGGATGGCCAGGCGGCTGTCCTCGCTGCGTTTGCGGCCGGGGCGGGCGGATGTGGGCTTGTCGTTCATGGGAACCGATGTTAGCCTAAATCGAACCGAGACGGTTCGGTTCGAAATTCAGAAAGCGGGTTATCCCTGATGAACACCCCTAACGCACTCGTCGTCGGCGGGA
This genomic window contains:
- a CDS encoding GtrA family protein, whose amino-acid sequence is MSGPGPDLNEYPAAPEAAVADDAGPPRMTLGAQLIRFALSGGVAGIVDFGLLLLFLHMGLPFVVAKTISFIAGTATAYLINRRWTFPAPPSRKRFLAVAALYATMFVVQVGISTFLHSQLPPGTVWVLLAYVVAQGVATTVNFVVQRQVIFKLV
- a CDS encoding GtrA family protein; the protein is MSVVQSALDRIPEPYRSQLIQNRELLKFAVVGAITWFIDTGIVYALKFTVLSDKPLTARAIGVLFATIVSYILSREWSFRTRGGRQRPHEAALFFGISAIGIGVTLVPQAISLYLLGIRVPEVSPATQAMANFISGQIVGVLLAMGFRFWAYRRFVFPSDLTAPALVDH
- a CDS encoding lasso peptide biosynthesis B2 protein produces the protein MTTPVPLPSPRKLSLTEWSAGLFAVGAGRSIAHLPPLRITQLFRILRLGARPATIGEAAAARETVISISMVCAGEGCLPRSIAAALLCRVRGTWPRWCTGVCVEPFRAHAWIEAEGRMVGESATTDKYEVVLSVP
- a CDS encoding lasso peptide biosynthesis PqqD family chaperone → MGLRRHVVMSKSKTNSILLDKRSGHYWQLNETASSVLELFFAGNTLIEVSAALGSVHRVDEETAREDVSALLDGLLDSKLIELVS
- a CDS encoding asparagine synthase-related protein translates to MFNARDIGLVLIGAVSAEVSELEKLASRTRRLDDFDRVSDEVPGSFHTIARIGDSTRVQGTISGLRRVFRTTGRIRAVASRSDMLASLTGAPLDETWIACRLLYPPMPDIVRSGSPWAGIHAVATDQHAVLDPRGPIRTRTWWSCPEPEYSLEDGAEDFGAALQRAVAARTGRYATGELSADMSGGLDSTPLCFLARHTGVDPVLVTQIGLDSANDDGYYADRAARHMADCTRVIYDPQSVPLPYHNIRDGAGLDEPDSGYRNRARMSAYATEMLAMGSRHHLSGSGGDEVLQSPSIYLHTTIRQKPLTGIHHLRAFMARNPSMKWSAMMSILSDGRSYGSWISRQAALLDTPLPVRTLGEWGAPFRLPPWATGKTRRVVREFLESRARDIQPFIGDRGQHGALDGVVVSGLVTRTTGQAISVHGLPVSFPFLDDQVVGRALRVRLHEKSDPWRFKPLMVRAMQDKVPNDVLQRSTKADVAAEVYAGMRESRAQLVSMVDESKLAELGLVEPHELKNKMLNQLDPDAHPTMLNESLATEVWLQNVN
- a CDS encoding lasso RiPP family leader peptide-containing protein — its product is MHISASYRSIAMSTDDSGKSGIDKSIDSGNYEPPAFTSVGSFRSRTRGINGTWWEPQPLTWGNN
- a CDS encoding TetR/AcrR family transcriptional regulator — encoded protein: MNDKPTSARPGRKRSEDSRLAILTTAFELTAELGYPGLTIEGIASRSGVGKQTIYRWWPSKADVLLDALAAKADLYVPLDDHGSYATDLRAFLNATFVLGRDDAVAAALRSLMAHAQVDTEFGTRWRTEFLQRRRDALGLILERAAARGDLPAGLSPGTVTDLVFGVLWYRLLATDHPADEELAEELVTALAPDSSLR